One genomic window of Roseobacter ponti includes the following:
- the gshB gene encoding glutathione synthase — protein MKVAFQMDPVGDVNIDADSSFRLAEEAQARGHELFFYTPDHLAYQEGRITARGHDMTVRRKQGEHADLGPEREADLSTFDVVWLRQDPPFDMHYITSTHLLDRLAPDTLVVNDPFWVRNYPEKLLVLDFPALTPPTTIARDLSTIKAFKEKHGDIILKPLYGNGGAGVFRLDENDRNLTSLHELFTGFSREPLIVQKFLPAVSKGDKRVILVDGEPVGAINRVPAAGETRSNMHVGGRPEKVGLTERDLEICAVIGPLLREKGQIFVGIDVIGDYLTEINVTSPTGIQELERFDGVNIAGKIWEAIEARRA, from the coding sequence GCATGAGCTCTTTTTCTATACGCCGGACCACCTCGCATATCAGGAAGGGCGCATCACCGCCCGTGGTCACGATATGACCGTGCGACGCAAACAGGGCGAGCACGCAGACCTCGGCCCGGAGCGCGAAGCTGATCTGAGCACATTCGATGTGGTCTGGCTGCGTCAGGACCCGCCCTTTGACATGCACTACATTACGTCAACTCACCTGCTGGACCGTCTGGCGCCTGATACGCTGGTGGTGAATGATCCGTTCTGGGTCCGGAATTATCCGGAGAAACTGCTGGTGCTGGATTTCCCGGCGCTGACCCCGCCGACGACAATCGCCCGTGATCTTTCCACAATCAAAGCGTTCAAGGAAAAGCACGGCGATATCATTCTGAAACCGCTTTACGGCAACGGGGGTGCCGGGGTGTTCCGCCTCGATGAAAATGACCGCAACCTTACTTCGTTGCATGAACTTTTCACCGGGTTCTCGCGCGAGCCGCTGATCGTCCAGAAATTTCTGCCAGCAGTCTCAAAAGGCGACAAACGGGTGATTCTTGTGGATGGTGAGCCCGTGGGCGCAATCAACCGCGTCCCGGCAGCCGGTGAGACGCGGTCCAATATGCATGTGGGCGGGCGTCCGGAGAAAGTCGGCCTGACCGAGCGCGACCTGGAAATCTGCGCCGTCATCGGCCCGCTGCTGCGCGAGAAAGGCCAGATTTTCGTCGGCATCGACGTAATCGGCGATTACCTCACTGAGATCAATGTGACGTCGCCGACCGGGATCCAGGAGCTGGAACGGTTTGACGGTGTCAACATCGCCGGCAAAATCTGGGAGGCGATAGAGGCGCGGCGCGCCTGA
- a CDS encoding YifB family Mg chelatase-like AAA ATPase, translated as MITLTHSVAFRGTEACLVEVQCSLTPGLPGFSIVGLPDKAVSEARDRIRSALAGMAIAFPSKKVTINLSPADLPKEGSHFDLPIAIALLSALEIIPSDMARGMVSLGEMSLDGTLVPVTGSLPAAVTAAAEDLELICPAACGREAAWVSGARVTAAHSLSDVIRHASGQTPIAPSEPGEVSRTPSFHDMRDVKGQERAKRALEIAAAGRHNLLLVGPPGTGKSMLARRLAGILPALTAREALETSMIHSVAGLLDEGGISRNRPFRDPHHTSSAAAVIGGGRLARPGEVSLAHNGVLFMDELPEFPRNILESLRQPLETGEVMIARAQAHVKYPCRFMLVAAANPCRCGYMTDPARACAKVPVCGDDYLGRISGPLMDRFDLRVDVPPVACSDLDLPAAGDTSEDVAQRVTAAHALQAGRYAEHPDMWSNADAAGSMLDEIASPDSEGRELLVRVADKLGLSARGYHRVMRVARTIADLEGSATVRYPHLAEAVGLRLARPVAT; from the coding sequence ATGATCACACTCACCCATTCCGTCGCTTTCCGCGGCACAGAAGCCTGCCTTGTCGAAGTCCAGTGTTCGCTGACCCCGGGCCTTCCGGGGTTCAGCATCGTAGGCCTGCCGGACAAAGCCGTCTCCGAGGCGCGCGACCGGATCCGGTCGGCCCTCGCAGGAATGGCCATCGCCTTTCCCTCGAAAAAAGTCACGATCAATCTCAGCCCTGCCGATCTGCCTAAGGAAGGCAGTCATTTCGACCTGCCGATCGCAATAGCACTGCTCTCTGCACTCGAAATCATCCCGTCGGATATGGCGCGCGGGATGGTCTCACTAGGTGAGATGTCGCTCGATGGCACGCTGGTCCCTGTCACCGGCAGCCTGCCTGCGGCTGTAACGGCAGCGGCCGAAGACCTTGAACTCATCTGCCCCGCGGCCTGCGGGCGCGAGGCCGCCTGGGTCAGCGGCGCCCGCGTCACCGCCGCGCACTCCCTGAGCGACGTGATCCGCCATGCGTCCGGACAAACCCCCATCGCCCCCTCAGAGCCTGGCGAAGTCTCCCGGACCCCGTCTTTTCACGACATGCGGGACGTCAAAGGCCAGGAACGGGCAAAACGCGCACTCGAGATCGCCGCGGCAGGGCGCCACAACCTGCTGCTTGTCGGCCCGCCAGGTACCGGGAAATCGATGCTCGCGCGGCGGCTGGCCGGTATTCTGCCCGCGCTCACCGCCCGCGAGGCGCTTGAAACCTCAATGATCCATTCGGTGGCCGGGCTGCTCGATGAAGGTGGCATTTCCCGCAACCGGCCCTTTCGCGATCCGCATCATACCTCCTCGGCGGCTGCGGTGATCGGCGGAGGTCGGTTGGCGCGCCCGGGCGAGGTTTCGCTGGCGCATAACGGTGTCCTGTTCATGGATGAACTGCCGGAATTCCCGCGCAATATCCTCGAAAGCCTCCGGCAGCCGCTGGAAACCGGCGAGGTCATGATCGCCCGCGCCCAGGCCCATGTGAAATACCCCTGCCGCTTTATGCTGGTCGCAGCGGCCAACCCCTGCCGGTGCGGATACATGACCGACCCTGCGCGCGCCTGCGCCAAAGTGCCGGTCTGCGGAGACGACTATCTTGGACGTATCTCCGGACCTCTGATGGACCGCTTTGATCTGCGCGTCGATGTCCCGCCTGTTGCGTGCTCCGACCTCGATCTGCCGGCGGCCGGGGACACGTCCGAAGACGTGGCTCAGCGGGTCACAGCCGCCCATGCTCTGCAGGCCGGGCGCTACGCAGAGCACCCCGACATGTGGTCAAATGCCGATGCGGCCGGCAGCATGCTCGACGAAATCGCAAGCCCCGACAGCGAAGGGCGCGAACTGCTGGTCAGGGTGGCGGATAAACTGGGGCTGTCGGCGCGCGGGTATCACCGGGTCATGCGCGTGGCACGCACCATTGCTGACCTCGAAGGCTCCGCTACTGTCCGTTATCCTCACCTGGCCGAAGCTGTGGGGCTGCGACTTGCCCGGCCCGTTGCCACATGA
- a CDS encoding glutathione S-transferase: protein MTYDLYIGDRTFSSWSLRGWLMLEKSGQPFRTHMVGLYSGTMAAELAGLTPARLVPVVRTPQGEVIGETLAIAETLAERHPEAHLWPEDPALRIRARWLCAAMASGFTALRAACPMQLQHVNEGFEASDAVKSDLARIEELWSWAQCSPGRDGPWLLGRYSLADIFYAPVAARITGYDLNVSQAAAEYCRQAIREPSFLAWRTEGLRHTYNPFPYPAGCPTTPWPV, encoded by the coding sequence ATGACATATGATCTTTATATCGGCGATCGCACCTTTTCGAGCTGGTCGCTGCGCGGCTGGCTGATGCTGGAAAAATCCGGGCAACCGTTCCGGACCCATATGGTGGGGCTTTACTCCGGAACGATGGCCGCGGAACTGGCTGGTCTGACCCCTGCCAGGCTGGTGCCGGTTGTAAGAACGCCCCAGGGCGAGGTAATTGGTGAAACCCTCGCCATCGCTGAGACGCTCGCCGAACGACACCCGGAAGCGCACCTCTGGCCCGAAGATCCTGCCCTGAGAATACGCGCACGCTGGCTTTGTGCCGCAATGGCATCGGGGTTTACGGCCCTGCGCGCAGCCTGCCCGATGCAGCTGCAGCACGTGAACGAGGGTTTTGAAGCATCTGATGCGGTAAAATCCGATCTTGCGCGGATCGAAGAACTCTGGTCCTGGGCGCAATGCAGCCCGGGCCGTGACGGGCCGTGGCTGCTGGGCCGTTACAGCCTCGCGGACATCTTTTATGCACCCGTCGCCGCCCGGATTACGGGCTATGACCTCAATGTATCGCAGGCGGCCGCCGAATACTGCCGGCAGGCGATCCGCGAGCCGTCGTTTCTTGCCTGGCGAACCGAAGGCCTCCGGCACACCTATAACCCCTTTCCCTATCCTGCCGGCTGTCCGACCACCCCCTGGCCTGTATGA
- a CDS encoding histidine phosphatase family protein, with product MTTWHWVRHGPTNEKAFVGWRDVPADLSDTAQISRLRQALPGQALVISSDLLRASATADVITGPGHQRLDHHPDLREMHFGVWDGMHFDAVAARDPVLSRAFWEEPGDVRAPDGESWNMTAQRVSAVVQQMNVAHPGADIIAVAHFGVILTQIQQALQVPPYDALAHRIDNLSVTTISWDGDAGKVHRINHLS from the coding sequence ATGACCACCTGGCACTGGGTCCGGCACGGGCCGACAAATGAAAAGGCCTTTGTCGGATGGCGCGACGTGCCGGCGGATCTGTCTGATACAGCACAGATCAGCCGGCTGCGGCAGGCGCTGCCCGGACAGGCGCTGGTCATCTCTTCGGATCTCCTGCGTGCTTCGGCCACAGCAGATGTGATCACAGGCCCGGGTCACCAGCGGCTCGATCACCACCCCGATCTGCGGGAGATGCACTTCGGCGTCTGGGACGGCATGCACTTTGACGCAGTGGCCGCGCGCGACCCTGTCCTCAGCCGCGCGTTCTGGGAAGAGCCGGGTGATGTCCGCGCCCCGGATGGCGAAAGCTGGAACATGACCGCGCAAAGGGTCAGCGCCGTCGTGCAGCAGATGAATGTCGCGCACCCCGGCGCCGATATCATCGCTGTGGCGCACTTCGGTGTGATTTTGACGCAGATACAGCAGGCACTGCAGGTGCCGCCTTATGACGCGCTGGCCCACCGGATCGATAATCTGTCGGTCACAACAATCTCCTGGGACGGAGATGCAGGCAAAGTGCACCGGATCAATCACCTTTCGTGA
- the cobU gene encoding bifunctional adenosylcobinamide kinase/adenosylcobinamide-phosphate guanylyltransferase, which produces MLPKLTFVLGGAASGKSVWAENYLLSSRLDPVYLATSRAFDDEIKSRIKVHQSRRSDQWRTLEHETDLGPGLQTVAESEAVLIDCATMWLTNHLMDDSDTSRARSGLLSDIAACRGPVVVVSNEVGHGIVPENALARHFRDLQGRLNIALAEQADVVVLVTAGLPQVLKGQLP; this is translated from the coding sequence ATGTTGCCAAAGCTGACGTTCGTTCTAGGTGGAGCCGCTTCCGGAAAATCTGTCTGGGCTGAAAACTATTTATTAAGCAGTCGTTTAGACCCTGTTTACCTGGCGACGTCGAGAGCTTTTGACGATGAAATTAAATCCCGGATTAAAGTGCATCAATCTCGCAGAAGTGATCAGTGGCGCACGCTCGAGCATGAGACAGACCTTGGCCCGGGCCTGCAGACCGTCGCGGAATCAGAAGCTGTCCTGATTGATTGTGCAACCATGTGGCTGACAAATCATTTGATGGATGACAGCGATACCAGTCGCGCCCGGTCCGGCCTGTTGTCGGATATTGCGGCGTGTCGCGGACCGGTCGTGGTGGTGTCAAATGAAGTAGGACACGGGATTGTGCCCGAAAACGCACTGGCCCGTCATTTTCGCGACCTTCAGGGGCGGCTGAACATCGCGCTGGCCGAACAGGCGGACGTGGTCGTGCTTGTGACAGCCGGGTTGCCGCAGGTGCTCAAAGGACAGCTGCCATGA
- a CDS encoding RNA polymerase factor sigma-32 — protein MALDTARDMSLSRIAMKAELLDAETELRLAYAWRDERCEQSLHRLITAYMRLAISMASKFKRYGAPMNDLIQEAGLGLMKAADKFDPDRGVRFSTYAVWWIKASIQDYVMRNWSMVRTGSTSSQKSLFFNMRRVQARLERESAAAGETLDRHQLRQMISTEIGVPLHDVEMMEGRLSGSDYSLNATQSTEDEGREWIDALEDDSAQASETVEHAHDTEQLREWLLHAMNDLNERERFIVRERKLREAPRTLESLGQELSLSKERVRQLEAAAFGKMRKSLENQSREVLHFLA, from the coding sequence ATGGCACTGGATACTGCAAGAGATATGTCGCTTTCACGCATTGCAATGAAAGCTGAGCTTCTGGACGCAGAAACTGAACTCAGGCTGGCATATGCATGGCGTGACGAGCGCTGCGAGCAATCGCTTCACCGCCTGATTACGGCTTACATGCGGCTCGCTATTTCAATGGCGTCCAAATTCAAACGCTACGGCGCTCCGATGAATGACCTGATTCAGGAAGCGGGTCTTGGTCTGATGAAGGCTGCCGACAAGTTTGACCCTGACCGGGGTGTGCGGTTTTCGACATATGCCGTCTGGTGGATTAAAGCCTCCATTCAGGATTACGTGATGCGCAACTGGTCGATGGTTCGAACCGGATCCACATCCTCCCAGAAATCACTCTTTTTCAACATGCGGCGTGTTCAGGCCCGGCTTGAGCGTGAGAGCGCTGCCGCGGGCGAGACGCTTGACCGGCACCAGCTGCGCCAGATGATCTCGACTGAAATCGGGGTGCCGCTGCATGACGTTGAGATGATGGAAGGGCGCCTGTCGGGCTCTGATTATTCTCTGAATGCCACGCAGTCGACCGAGGACGAGGGTCGCGAATGGATCGACGCGCTGGAAGACGACAGCGCGCAGGCCTCGGAAACGGTCGAGCATGCGCATGACACGGAACAGCTGCGCGAGTGGTTGTTGCATGCGATGAATGATCTGAATGAGCGCGAGCGCTTTATCGTGCGTGAACGCAAACTACGCGAAGCGCCCCGCACACTCGAGAGCCTCGGACAGGAGCTGAGCCTCAGCAAAGAGCGTGTGCGCCAGCTTGAGGCCGCGGCCTTTGGCAAGATGCGCAAGTCTCTGGAGAACCAGTCCCGGGAAGTGCTGCATTTCCTCGCGTGA
- a CDS encoding ChaN family lipoprotein: protein MTHRFAGLIFTLSAAIPAALFAQHAPSPAPRSADIVFLGELHDNPEHHARQAGWVAQIAPETLVFEMLTAEQAARVTPENRSDPQALGETLGWEASGWPDFSMYYPIFEAAPEARIVGAAVPREALQAAVRQDPGTAGDPAISAAFGLHEPLSEAEQTAREALQASAHCDALPEDMLPGMVNVQRLRDATLAARALDAFRERGGPVVVITGNGHARTDWGAPALLRRAAPDLAVFALGQGENGDPPGGDFDQVADAEPVDRGDPCEAFR, encoded by the coding sequence GTGACACACCGTTTTGCCGGTCTGATCTTTACACTGAGCGCTGCCATTCCGGCGGCGCTTTTTGCGCAGCATGCCCCGTCGCCTGCGCCCCGATCGGCGGACATCGTGTTTCTGGGCGAGCTGCACGACAATCCGGAACATCACGCGCGTCAGGCAGGCTGGGTGGCGCAGATCGCTCCTGAGACACTGGTTTTCGAGATGCTGACTGCGGAACAGGCCGCACGCGTGACGCCTGAGAACCGCAGTGATCCGCAGGCCCTGGGCGAAACGCTTGGGTGGGAAGCATCCGGCTGGCCCGATTTTTCGATGTATTACCCGATTTTCGAAGCGGCGCCGGAGGCGCGGATCGTCGGTGCGGCAGTGCCGCGCGAGGCGCTGCAGGCGGCGGTCCGGCAGGATCCGGGCACGGCCGGGGACCCGGCGATTTCGGCGGCATTCGGCCTCCATGAACCGCTCAGCGAAGCCGAACAGACCGCCCGCGAAGCGCTGCAGGCCTCAGCCCACTGTGACGCGCTTCCCGAAGATATGCTGCCCGGCATGGTCAATGTACAGCGGCTGCGGGATGCCACACTGGCGGCACGGGCGCTGGATGCATTCCGCGAGAGGGGCGGCCCGGTGGTTGTGATCACCGGGAATGGTCATGCCCGTACCGACTGGGGCGCGCCTGCGCTTCTGAGACGCGCAGCACCCGATCTGGCCGTTTTTGCGCTGGGTCAGGGAGAAAACGGCGACCCGCCCGGAGGCGATTTTGACCAGGTTGCGGACGCCGAACCGGTTGACCGGGGTGATCCCTGCGAGGCGTTTCGCTGA
- the coaBC gene encoding bifunctional phosphopantothenoylcysteine decarboxylase/phosphopantothenate--cysteine ligase CoaBC has product MLTGKHILLIISGGIAAYKSLDLIRRLRERGATVTPVLTTAAEQFVTPLAVSALAGQKCYRDLFDLTDEAEMGHIQLSRVADLIVVAPATANLMAQMVQGLAGDLAGTLLLATDTPVMIAPAMNVRMWEHPATQRNLEQLRADGVSVVGPASGDMACGEYGPGRMSEPLEIVAAIEAALSGGPLSGRHILVTSGPTHEPIDPVRYIANRSSGAQGSAIARALISLGAQVTFVTGPADAPRPPGAHVLEVQTAQEMHDAVISALPADAAIFAAAVADWRMAEASTRKLKKSKDGLPVLAFAENPDILRHVSGLGDNRPGLVVGFAAETDDVIDNATAKRDRKGCDWILANDVSPGSGIMGGTENAVVLIDATGADTWPRMTKDDVAQRLARRIADALGAVQN; this is encoded by the coding sequence ATGCTGACAGGTAAACATATTCTGCTGATCATCAGCGGCGGAATTGCGGCCTATAAATCGCTCGATCTGATCCGGCGGTTGCGGGAAAGGGGCGCCACCGTGACACCGGTGCTGACGACAGCGGCAGAGCAGTTCGTCACACCGCTCGCCGTGTCGGCGCTGGCCGGGCAAAAGTGTTATCGCGATCTTTTCGATCTGACCGATGAAGCGGAGATGGGTCATATTCAGCTGAGCCGGGTGGCTGATCTGATTGTTGTGGCCCCGGCCACCGCCAATCTGATGGCACAGATGGTACAGGGGCTTGCCGGTGACCTTGCCGGCACGCTGTTGCTGGCGACCGATACGCCGGTGATGATCGCGCCTGCGATGAATGTGCGCATGTGGGAGCATCCGGCGACACAGCGCAACCTGGAACAACTGCGTGCTGACGGGGTGTCGGTTGTGGGTCCTGCCTCGGGTGATATGGCCTGCGGAGAATACGGGCCGGGTCGGATGTCAGAACCGCTGGAGATTGTAGCCGCCATCGAAGCTGCGCTGAGCGGCGGTCCGCTGTCAGGGCGCCATATCCTCGTGACCTCCGGGCCCACCCATGAGCCCATTGATCCGGTGCGTTATATCGCGAACCGGTCCTCCGGCGCGCAGGGAAGTGCCATTGCACGGGCACTGATCTCGCTCGGCGCGCAGGTCACATTTGTGACCGGCCCGGCTGATGCTCCGCGCCCGCCGGGTGCGCATGTGCTCGAAGTGCAGACAGCGCAGGAAATGCATGACGCTGTGATCTCGGCCCTGCCTGCCGATGCCGCGATTTTTGCCGCAGCCGTCGCCGACTGGCGCATGGCCGAAGCCAGCACACGCAAGCTGAAGAAATCAAAAGACGGGTTGCCGGTTCTGGCTTTTGCTGAAAACCCTGACATCCTCCGACATGTCTCGGGGCTCGGGGACAACCGGCCCGGGCTGGTCGTCGGGTTTGCTGCGGAGACCGACGACGTCATTGATAACGCGACGGCCAAACGGGACCGCAAGGGCTGTGACTGGATTCTGGCCAATGATGTGTCCCCGGGTTCGGGCATTATGGGCGGCACAGAAAACGCGGTCGTGCTGATCGACGCGACAGGCGCCGATACATGGCCGCGCATGACGAAGGACGATGTGGCGCAGCGTCTAGCGCGGCGTATTGCCGATGCTCTCGGCGCGGTGCAGAACTAA